One window of Marmota flaviventris isolate mMarFla1 chromosome 5, mMarFla1.hap1, whole genome shotgun sequence genomic DNA carries:
- the Lrrtm2 gene encoding leucine-rich repeat transmembrane neuronal protein 2, producing MGLHFKWPLGAPMLAAIYAMSMVLKMLPALGMACPPKCRCEKLLFYCDSQGFHSVPNATDKGSLGLSLRHNHITELERDQFASFSQLTWLHLDHNQISTVKEDAFQGLYKLKELILSSNKIFYLPNTTFTQLINLQNLDLSFNQLSSLHPELFYGLRKLQTLHLRSNSLRTIPVRLFWDCRSLEFLDLSTNRLRSLARNGFAGLIKLRELHLEHNQLTKINFAHFLRLSSLHTLFLQWNKISNLTCGMEWTWSTLEKLDLTGNEIKAIDFTVFETMPNLKILLMDNNKLNSLDSKILGSLRSLTIVGLSGNLWECSPRICALASWLGSFQGRWEHSILCHSPDHTQGEDILDAVHGFQLCWNLSTTVTAMATTYRDPTTEYTKRISSSSYHVGDKEIPTTAGIAVTTEEHFPEPDNAIFTQRVITGTMALLFSFFFIIFIVFISRKCCPPTLRRIRQCSMIQNHRQLRSQTRLHMSNMSDQGPYNEYEPTHEGPFIIINGYGQCKCQQLPYKECEV from the exons ATGG GCTTACATTTCAAGTGGCCATTAGGGGCCCCTATGCTGGCAGCAATATATGCAATGAGTATGGTTTTAAAAATGCTGCCTGCCCTGGGTATGGCGTGTCCACCCAAATGCCGCTGCGAGAAGCTGCTATTCTACTGCGACTCTCAGGGCTTCCACTCAGTGCCAAACGCCACAGACAAGGGCTCTCTGGGCCTGTCCCTGAGGCACAATCACATCACAGAGCTCGAAAGAGATCAATTTGCCAGCTTCAGTCAACTTACCTGGCTCCACTTAGATCACAATCAAATCTCAACAGTAAAAGAAGATGCTTTCCAAGGACTATATAAACTTAAGGAATTAATCTTAAGTtccaacaaaatattttacttgcCAAATACAACTTTTACCCAACTGATTAACCTGCAAAATTTGGACCTGTCTTTTAATCAGCTGTCATCTCTGCACCCAGAGCTCTTCTATGGCCTTCGGAAGCTGCAGACCTTGCATTTACGTTCCAACTCCCTGCGGACTATCCCAGTACGCCTGTTCTGGGACTGTCGTAGTCTGGAGTTTCTGGATCTGAGCACAAACCGTTTGCGAAGTTTGGCTCGAAATGGATTTGCAGGATTAATCAAACTGAGAGAACTTCACCTAGAGCACAACCAGCTGACGAAGATTAATTTTGCTCATTTCCTCCGGCTAAGCAGTCTGCACACGCTCTTCTTACAATGGAACAAAATTAGCAACTTGACGTGTGGGATGGAGTGGACCTGGAGCACTTTAGAAAAGCTAGACCTGACTGGAAATGAAATCAAAGCCATCGACTTCACAGTGTTTGAAACGATGCCTAATCTTAAAATACTCCTCATGGATAACAACAAGTTAAACAGTCTTGATTCCAAGATCTTAGGCTCCTTGAGATCCCTCACAATTGTTGGCCTCTCTGGCAATCTGTGGGAATGCAGTCCCCGAATATGTGCTCTGGCCTCTTGGCTGGGCAGTTTCCAAGGTCGGTGGGAGCACTCCATCCTATGCCACAGCCCTGACCACACCCAAGGAGAGGATATTCTAGATGCAGTCCATGGATTTCAGCTCTGCTGGAACTTATCAACCACTGTCACTGCCATGGCTACAACTTATAGAGATCCAACCACTGAATATACAAAAAGAATAAGCTCATCAAGTTACCATGTGGGAGACAAAGAAATTCCAACTACTGCAGGCATAGCAGTTACTACAGAGGAACACTTTCCCGAACCAGACAATGCCATCTTTACTCAGCGGGTAATTACAGGAACAATggctttattgttttctttcttttttattatttttatagtgttCATCTCTAGGAAGTGCTGCCCTCCCACTTTAAGAAGAATCAGGCAGTGCTCAATGATTCAGAACCATAGGCAGCTCCGATCCCAAACACGACTCCATATGTCAAACATGTCAGACCAAGGACCGTATAATGAGTATGAACCCACCCATGAAGGACCCTTCATCATCATTAATGGTTATGGACAGTGCAAGTGTCAGCAGCTGCCATACAAAGAATGTGAAGTATAA